The following proteins are encoded in a genomic region of Kosakonia oryzae:
- the hcp gene encoding hydroxylamine reductase, whose translation MFCVQCEQTIRTPAGNGCAYAQGMCGKTAETSDLQDLLIAALQGLSAWACKARDYDLIDHEIDSFAPRAFFSTLTNVNFDSVRIVGYAREAIAKREALKTRCLSIDPNASVDNPMAELQLVSDDLGELQRQAAEFTPNKDKATIGENILGLRLLCLYGLKGAAAYMEHAHVLGQYDNAIYARYHKIMAWLGTWPADMNALLECSMEIGQMNFSVMSILDAGETSTYGHPTPTHVNVKAVAGKCILISGHDLKDLYNLLQQTEGTGVNVYTHGEMLPAHGYPELRKFKHLVGNYGSGWQNQQVEFARFPGPIVMTSNCIIDPTVGSYDDRIWTRSIVGWPGVNHLEGDDFAPVIRQAQQMSGFPFSEIEHLITVGFGRQTLLGAVDSLIDLVSREKLRHVFLVGGCDGARGERNYFTDFATQVPDDCLILTLACGKYRFNKLDFGNIEGLPRLIDAGQCNDAYSAIILAVTLAEKLGCGVNDLPLSLVLSWFEQKAIVILLTLLSLGVTNIVTGPTAPGFLTPDLLAVLNEKFGLRQVTTVEQDMQQLLSA comes from the coding sequence ATGTTTTGTGTGCAATGTGAACAAACCATTCGAACCCCGGCGGGTAATGGCTGTGCGTACGCGCAGGGGATGTGCGGTAAAACCGCCGAAACGTCCGACCTCCAGGATTTGCTGATTGCCGCGTTACAAGGGCTCTCTGCCTGGGCCTGCAAAGCCCGTGACTACGATCTGATCGATCATGAAATCGACAGTTTCGCACCGCGCGCCTTCTTCTCGACGCTGACCAACGTGAACTTCGACTCCGTTCGCATTGTCGGTTACGCCCGTGAAGCGATCGCCAAACGCGAAGCGCTGAAAACGCGCTGCCTTTCTATCGACCCGAACGCCAGCGTTGATAATCCGATGGCTGAGCTGCAACTGGTCAGCGACGATCTGGGCGAATTACAGCGTCAGGCAGCAGAATTCACACCGAACAAAGACAAAGCCACAATTGGCGAAAATATCCTTGGCCTGCGTCTGCTCTGCCTGTACGGCCTGAAAGGCGCAGCCGCCTATATGGAACATGCGCACGTGCTCGGTCAGTACGACAACGCTATTTATGCCCGCTACCATAAAATTATGGCCTGGCTGGGCACCTGGCCTGCGGACATGAACGCTCTGCTTGAATGTTCAATGGAAATTGGCCAGATGAACTTCAGCGTCATGAGCATCCTCGATGCCGGTGAAACCAGCACTTACGGCCATCCGACGCCAACCCACGTGAACGTTAAAGCCGTCGCCGGGAAATGCATTTTGATCTCCGGTCACGACCTGAAAGATCTCTATAACCTGCTGCAACAAACCGAAGGCACCGGCGTTAACGTCTATACCCACGGTGAAATGTTGCCGGCACACGGCTATCCGGAACTGCGCAAATTTAAACATCTGGTCGGCAACTACGGTAGTGGCTGGCAGAACCAGCAGGTGGAATTCGCCCGCTTCCCGGGCCCAATCGTAATGACCTCCAACTGCATCATCGATCCGACCGTCGGTTCTTATGACGACCGCATCTGGACCCGCAGCATTGTTGGCTGGCCGGGCGTGAACCACCTCGAAGGCGACGATTTTGCACCGGTGATCCGCCAGGCGCAGCAAATGTCCGGTTTCCCGTTCAGCGAAATCGAACATCTGATCACCGTCGGGTTTGGTCGCCAGACCCTGCTTGGCGCGGTGGATTCGCTGATAGACCTGGTGAGCCGCGAAAAACTGCGCCACGTCTTCCTCGTCGGCGGCTGCGACGGCGCACGCGGCGAACGTAATTACTTCACCGATTTCGCCACCCAGGTGCCGGATGACTGCCTGATCCTGACGCTGGCCTGCGGGAAATATCGCTTCAACAAACTCGACTTCGGCAATATCGAAGGGCTGCCGCGTCTGATCGATGCCGGTCAGTGTAATGACGCCTACTCGGCGATTATTCTGGCGGTAACGCTGGCGGAAAAACTGGGCTGCGGCGTGAACGATCTCCCGTTGTCGCTGGTGCTCTCCTGGTTTGAACAGAAAGCGATTGTCATCCTGCTGACTCTGCTGTCGCTGGGCGTCACCAATATCGTTACCGGCCCCACCGCGCCGGGCTTCCTGACACCGGATCTGCTGGCCGTGCTGAATGAGAAATTTGGCCTGCGCCAGGTCACGACCGTTGAACAGGATATGCAGCAGTTGCTGAGCGCATAA
- the poxB gene encoding ubiquinone-dependent pyruvate dehydrogenase → MKQTVAAYIAKTLEQAGVKRIWGVTGDSLNGLSDSLNRMGTIHWMPTRHEEVAAFAAGAEAQLTGELAVCAGSCGPGNLHLINGLFDCHRNHVPVLAIAAHIPSSEIGSGYFQETHPQELFRECSHYCELVSNPEQIPQVLAIAMRKAVLNKGVSVVVLPGDVALKPAPESASSHWYSAPQPVITPTQEELQKLAQLLRYSSNIALMCGSGCAGAHKELLAFAGKLNAPIVHAMRGKEHVEYDNPYDVGMTGLIGFSSGFHTMMNADTLVLLGTQFPYRAFYPTDAKIIQIDINPASIGAHSKVDMALVGDIKATLAALLPLLEEKTDRRFLDKALADYREARKGLDDLAKPSEKSIHPQYLAQQISHFAADDAIFTCDVGTPTVWAARYLKMNGKRRLLGSFNHGSMANAMPQALGAKATYPERQVVALCGDGGFSMLMGDFLSVVQMKLPLKIIVFNNSVLGFVAMEMKAGGYLTDGTELQDTNFARIAEACGITGIRVEKSADVDEALQRAFSIDGPVLVDVTVAKEELAIPPQIKLEQAKGFSLYMMRAIISGRGDEVIELAKTNWLR, encoded by the coding sequence ATGAAACAGACTGTGGCTGCTTATATTGCTAAAACCCTTGAACAAGCGGGCGTTAAACGGATTTGGGGGGTTACCGGTGATTCTCTTAACGGGCTGAGCGACAGCCTGAATCGCATGGGTACCATTCACTGGATGCCAACGCGTCATGAAGAAGTCGCCGCCTTCGCCGCCGGAGCGGAAGCGCAACTGACCGGTGAGCTGGCGGTTTGTGCCGGCTCCTGCGGGCCGGGAAATTTACATCTGATCAATGGCCTTTTCGATTGCCACCGCAACCACGTTCCGGTGCTGGCCATTGCGGCCCACATTCCCTCAAGTGAAATCGGTAGCGGCTACTTCCAGGAAACCCATCCTCAGGAGCTGTTTCGCGAATGCAGTCACTATTGCGAACTGGTTTCCAATCCGGAGCAGATCCCGCAGGTGCTGGCGATCGCCATGCGCAAAGCCGTGCTGAATAAAGGCGTGTCCGTCGTTGTACTGCCTGGCGACGTGGCGCTGAAACCCGCGCCGGAAAGCGCCAGCAGCCACTGGTACAGTGCGCCGCAACCGGTGATCACTCCGACACAAGAAGAGTTACAAAAACTGGCGCAGTTACTGCGCTACTCCAGCAATATCGCCCTGATGTGCGGTAGCGGCTGTGCCGGTGCGCATAAAGAGCTGCTGGCTTTCGCCGGGAAACTGAATGCGCCGATTGTCCACGCGATGCGCGGTAAAGAGCATGTGGAGTACGACAACCCGTACGATGTCGGCATGACCGGGCTGATTGGCTTCTCTTCCGGGTTCCACACCATGATGAATGCCGATACCTTAGTGCTGCTCGGCACGCAATTCCCCTATCGCGCCTTCTACCCTACCGACGCCAAAATCATCCAGATCGACATCAATCCGGCCAGCATTGGCGCGCACAGTAAAGTGGACATGGCGCTGGTGGGCGATATCAAAGCGACCCTTGCCGCGTTGCTGCCGTTGCTGGAAGAAAAAACCGATCGCCGCTTCCTTGATAAAGCGCTGGCGGATTACCGCGAAGCCCGCAAAGGGCTGGATGATTTAGCGAAGCCGAGCGAGAAATCGATTCACCCGCAATATCTGGCGCAGCAAATCAGCCATTTTGCCGCGGATGACGCGATTTTCACCTGTGATGTCGGCACGCCAACGGTATGGGCGGCGCGCTATCTGAAAATGAACGGCAAGCGCCGCCTGCTCGGTTCCTTTAACCATGGTTCGATGGCCAACGCCATGCCGCAGGCCCTCGGTGCAAAAGCAACCTACCCGGAAAGACAGGTCGTGGCGCTCTGCGGCGATGGCGGTTTCAGCATGCTGATGGGCGATTTCCTCTCCGTTGTGCAGATGAAGCTGCCGCTGAAAATTATCGTCTTTAATAACAGCGTGCTCGGCTTTGTGGCGATGGAGATGAAAGCGGGCGGCTACTTAACCGACGGTACGGAGTTGCAGGACACCAACTTTGCCCGCATCGCCGAGGCCTGCGGCATTACCGGGATTCGCGTGGAGAAATCCGCCGATGTTGACGAAGCGCTCCAGCGCGCCTTCTCAATCGACGGCCCGGTGCTGGTGGATGTCACTGTCGCCAAAGAGGAACTGGCGATCCCGCCGCAAATCAAACTGGAGCAGGCCAAAGGCTTCAGCCTCTATATGATGCGCGCCATTATCAGCGGACGCGGCGATGAAGTCATCGAACTGGCGAAAACCAACTGGCTCAGGTAA
- a CDS encoding lysine exporter LysO family protein translates to MLSGLLIILLPLIVGYLIPLRHTAALKLINKLLSWIVYLILFFMGISLAFLDNLSANLLSIFHYSAVSIVVILLCNAVALLWLERTLPWQHQHQQEKLPSRLAMALESLRLCGVVVAGFAIGLSGLAFLQHATEASEYTLIFLLLLVGIQLRNSGMTLKQIVLNRRGMIIAVVVALSSLVGGAINALLLGLPLQTGLAMASGFGWYSLSGILLTESFGPVIGSAAFFNDLARELIAIMLIPGLVRRSRSTALGLCGATSMDFTLPVLQRSGGLELVPAAIVHGFILSLLVPLLMAFFSA, encoded by the coding sequence ATGCTTTCAGGATTGCTAATTATTCTTCTGCCGCTGATCGTCGGCTACCTCATTCCCCTGCGTCATACTGCGGCTCTTAAACTGATCAATAAATTACTGAGCTGGATTGTTTACCTGATCCTGTTTTTTATGGGGATCAGCCTCGCGTTCCTCGATAATCTCAGCGCCAATCTGCTGTCAATATTTCACTATTCCGCGGTGAGTATCGTGGTGATCCTGCTGTGCAATGCCGTTGCACTATTATGGCTGGAGCGCACCCTGCCCTGGCAGCACCAGCATCAGCAGGAAAAACTGCCTTCGCGTCTTGCCATGGCGCTGGAATCCCTGCGTCTGTGCGGTGTGGTGGTTGCCGGTTTTGCCATTGGCCTCAGCGGGCTGGCGTTTTTACAGCATGCCACGGAAGCCAGCGAATATACGCTGATCTTCCTGCTGTTGCTGGTCGGCATCCAGCTACGCAACAGCGGTATGACGCTGAAGCAGATTGTCCTCAACCGCCGCGGAATGATCATCGCCGTAGTGGTGGCGCTTAGTTCGTTGGTTGGCGGCGCCATCAACGCATTACTGCTTGGCCTGCCGCTCCAGACAGGTCTGGCGATGGCCTCCGGTTTTGGCTGGTATTCACTCTCCGGGATTTTGCTGACCGAATCTTTTGGCCCGGTCATTGGCAGCGCCGCCTTCTTTAATGATCTGGCGCGCGAACTGATCGCCATCATGTTGATCCCCGGCTTAGTACGCCGCAGCCGTTCCACAGCGCTTGGTCTGTGCGGCGCAACGTCAATGGATTTTACTCTGCCGGTACTCCAGCGCAGCGGCGGTCTGGAGCTGGTACCAGCGGCCATTGTTCACGGCTTTATCCTCAGCCTGCTGGTGCCATTGCTGATGGCCTTCTTCTCTGCCTGA
- a CDS encoding NAD-dependent epimerase/dehydratase family protein, protein MKVLVTGATSGLGRNAVEYLRQKGISVRATGRNEAMGKLLSKMGAEFVHADLTELVSSQAKVMLADIDTLWHCSSFTSPWGTQEAFDLANVRATRRLGEWAVAWGVRNFIHISSPSLYFDYHHHHNIAEDFRPARFANEFARSKAAGEQVIDLLAQANPNTRFTILRPQSLFGPHDKVFIPRLAQMMHHYRSVLLPRGGDALVDMTYYENAVHAMWLASQQQCDTLPSGRAYNITNGEPRSLRSIVQRLIDDLAISCRIRSVPYTMLDMLARSMERFGDKRAKEPAFTHYGVSKLNFDFTLDITRAQEELGYAPIVTLDEGIKRTAHWLKDHGKLHR, encoded by the coding sequence ATGAAGGTACTGGTCACGGGCGCAACCAGCGGTTTAGGCCGAAACGCCGTCGAATATCTGCGTCAAAAAGGGATCAGCGTCAGGGCGACGGGCCGCAACGAAGCGATGGGCAAGTTGCTGAGCAAGATGGGCGCCGAGTTTGTGCATGCGGATTTAACCGAGCTGGTTTCATCGCAGGCTAAAGTCATGCTCGCCGATATCGACACGCTGTGGCACTGCTCCAGTTTCACCTCACCGTGGGGAACGCAGGAAGCGTTTGACCTGGCGAATGTGCGCGCCACGCGCCGCCTGGGTGAATGGGCTGTCGCCTGGGGCGTACGCAACTTTATCCATATCTCCTCGCCTTCGCTCTACTTCGATTATCACCATCATCACAATATCGCGGAAGATTTTCGCCCGGCGCGTTTTGCTAACGAATTTGCCCGCAGTAAAGCCGCTGGCGAGCAGGTCATCGATCTGCTGGCACAGGCGAACCCCAACACCCGCTTTACCATTCTGCGTCCGCAAAGCCTGTTTGGTCCGCACGACAAAGTGTTTATCCCGCGGCTGGCGCAGATGATGCACCACTACCGCAGCGTGCTACTGCCGCGCGGCGGTGATGCGCTGGTGGATATGACCTACTACGAAAATGCAGTGCATGCGATGTGGCTTGCCAGCCAGCAGCAGTGCGACACCTTACCCTCCGGGCGGGCGTATAACATCACCAACGGCGAGCCGCGCTCGCTGCGCAGTATCGTACAGCGGCTGATTGACGATCTGGCGATCTCCTGCCGCATTCGCTCCGTGCCCTACACCATGCTGGATATGCTGGCCCGCAGCATGGAACGTTTTGGCGATAAGCGCGCGAAAGAACCCGCCTTCACCCACTATGGCGTATCGAAGCTTAATTTTGATTTCACGCTGGATATCACACGCGCCCAGGAAGAGCTGGGCTATGCGCCGATCGTGACGCTGGATGAAGGCATCAAACGCACGGCGCACTGGTTAAAAGACCACGGCAAGTTGCACCGCTGA
- a CDS encoding DoxX family protein, with product MVKSLLNTVNKMFSHEDLGRLLLRLLVGGLMLFHGLHKLIGGIDGIAGMLVAKGLPGFIAYGVLIGEVLCPILIILGVLTRPSALVLAFTMVVAWLLVGIGKTGALDATGAWAIESIVYFFIAALVIAFIGAGRYSVAPAWK from the coding sequence ATGGTTAAATCATTGTTAAACACAGTTAATAAGATGTTTTCGCATGAGGATCTTGGCCGACTGTTGTTGCGTTTGTTGGTTGGCGGATTGATGTTGTTTCACGGGCTGCACAAATTAATCGGTGGTATTGATGGTATTGCGGGCATGCTGGTGGCAAAAGGGTTGCCGGGTTTTATTGCTTATGGCGTGCTGATTGGCGAAGTGCTGTGCCCGATTCTGATCATTCTGGGCGTTCTGACTCGTCCTTCCGCGCTGGTGCTGGCGTTTACGATGGTGGTGGCGTGGTTACTGGTCGGCATCGGTAAAACGGGCGCTCTGGATGCGACCGGCGCGTGGGCGATTGAAAGTATTGTTTACTTCTTTATTGCTGCGCTGGTGATTGCTTTTATTGGCGCGGGCCGCTATTCCGTGGCTCCGGCCTGGAAGTAG
- a CDS encoding DUF2867 domain-containing protein: MAQRILVLGASGYIGQRLVAALSQQGHQVKAAARQLTRLQKQQLPGVTCHTIDLYWPQELPALLADVDTLYYLVHSMGESSDFVAHERQIALNVRDALRETPVKQVIFLSSLQAKGATDSDHLLARQYTGDQLRAAGVPVTELRAGIIVGAGSAAFEVMRDMVFNLPVLTPPRWVRSRTTPIALENLLYYLLELLHHPAAEHRVFEAAGPEVLSYQQQFEHFMRVSGVHRPLIPIPLPTRLISVWFLHLITSVPPTIAKALIQGLKHDLLADDRALRGLIPQTLIRFDDAVRQTLQEEEKLVNSADWGYDPQAFSRWRPQYGYYPKQAGYQVKTVASLSALWEVVNRIGGKERYFFGNLLWETRAALDRLIGHQLPRGRPDRAWLQTGDAVDSWKVIIAEPEQQLALLFGMKAPGLGRLTFTLSDKGDHRLLDVRAWWHPHGMPGLFYWLLMFPAHLFIFRGMAQQIARLAEKNSGKV, translated from the coding sequence GTGGCGCAGCGGATCCTGGTGCTTGGTGCCAGCGGTTATATCGGGCAGCGGCTGGTGGCCGCGCTCAGTCAGCAAGGCCACCAGGTCAAAGCGGCGGCGCGCCAGTTAACGCGCCTGCAAAAGCAGCAGTTGCCCGGCGTGACCTGCCACACGATTGATCTCTATTGGCCGCAGGAGCTTCCGGCGCTGCTGGCCGATGTCGATACGCTCTACTATCTGGTACATAGCATGGGCGAAAGCAGCGATTTTGTGGCGCATGAACGGCAAATCGCCCTGAATGTGCGCGATGCGCTGCGGGAAACGCCGGTCAAACAGGTTATTTTCCTCAGTTCGTTGCAGGCAAAAGGGGCAACGGATTCTGACCATCTACTGGCGCGGCAATATACCGGCGATCAGCTGCGGGCAGCCGGTGTTCCGGTTACCGAATTGCGCGCCGGGATCATTGTCGGCGCGGGTTCGGCGGCCTTTGAAGTGATGCGCGATATGGTATTTAACCTGCCGGTGCTGACGCCGCCGCGCTGGGTGCGTTCGCGTACCACGCCGATTGCGCTGGAAAATCTGCTGTATTATCTGCTGGAGTTGCTGCATCACCCGGCGGCAGAACACCGAGTGTTTGAGGCTGCCGGGCCGGAAGTGCTGAGCTATCAGCAGCAGTTCGAGCATTTTATGCGCGTCAGCGGCGTACATCGCCCGCTGATCCCCATTCCGCTGCCAACGCGGCTGATCTCCGTCTGGTTTTTGCATCTCATCACGTCCGTACCGCCAACCATTGCAAAGGCGCTAATCCAGGGACTGAAACACGATCTGCTGGCCGACGATCGCGCGCTGCGCGGTTTGATCCCGCAAACGTTGATCCGCTTTGATGACGCGGTGCGTCAGACGTTGCAGGAAGAAGAAAAGCTGGTGAATTCCGCCGACTGGGGCTATGACCCGCAGGCCTTCTCACGCTGGCGTCCGCAATACGGTTACTATCCGAAACAGGCTGGTTATCAGGTAAAAACCGTAGCCAGCCTCAGCGCGCTGTGGGAAGTGGTTAACCGTATCGGCGGCAAAGAGCGCTACTTTTTCGGCAATCTGCTGTGGGAAACCCGCGCCGCGCTCGATCGCTTAATCGGCCACCAGTTACCGCGCGGACGCCCCGATCGCGCCTGGCTGCAAACCGGCGATGCGGTGGATAGCTGGAAAGTGATCATCGCCGAACCGGAGCAGCAACTGGCATTATTGTTTGGCATGAAAGCGCCGGGGCTGGGACGGCTGACCTTTACGTTGAGCGACAAAGGCGACCACCGGCTACTGGATGTCCGCGCCTGGTGGCATCCGCACGGCATGCCGGGTTTGTTTTACTGGTTACTGATGTTCCCGGCTCATCTGTTCATCTTTCGTGGCATGGCGCAACAAATTGCCCGTCTGGCAGAAAAAAATAGCGGAAAAGTCTGA
- the hcr gene encoding NADH oxidoreductase translates to MTMPTPQCPWRMQVHHIHKETPDVWTLSLLCHDYYPYRAGQYALVSIRNSADTLRAYTLSSTPGVSEYITLTVRRIDDGAGSRWLTQEVKRGDYLWLSDAQGEFTCDNEPNDKLLLLAAGCGVTPIMSMRRWLAKYRPQADVQVIFNVRSPQDVIFADEWREYPVTLVAENDATAGFASGRLSRELLSKVPDLAARTVMTCGPAPYMDWVESEVKALGVTRFFKEKFFTPVAQAATSGLKFSKLSPMKTFYAPVGSTLLEALESNKMPVNAACRAGVCGCCKTQVISGEYTVSSTMTLTEQEIAAGYVLACSCHPQGDLVLA, encoded by the coding sequence ATGACCATGCCAACCCCTCAATGCCCGTGGCGCATGCAGGTTCACCATATCCATAAGGAAACGCCGGATGTCTGGACGCTGTCGCTGTTATGCCACGATTACTATCCGTATCGCGCCGGGCAGTACGCGCTGGTAAGCATTCGCAACAGCGCCGATACGCTGCGTGCTTACACTCTTTCATCCACGCCGGGTGTGAGCGAATACATTACGCTGACCGTTCGCCGTATTGATGATGGCGCAGGTTCCCGGTGGCTGACCCAGGAGGTAAAGCGCGGTGATTATCTGTGGCTGTCCGATGCGCAGGGGGAATTTACCTGTGATAACGAACCGAACGATAAGCTGTTGCTGCTGGCGGCAGGGTGCGGCGTGACACCGATTATGTCGATGCGTCGCTGGCTGGCGAAGTATCGCCCACAGGCCGATGTGCAGGTGATCTTTAATGTGCGTTCGCCGCAGGATGTGATTTTCGCCGACGAGTGGCGAGAATATCCGGTCACGCTGGTGGCAGAAAATGACGCGACCGCCGGTTTTGCTTCAGGCCGCCTGAGCCGCGAACTGCTCAGCAAGGTGCCGGATCTGGCTGCGCGCACGGTAATGACCTGCGGCCCGGCGCCATACATGGATTGGGTTGAGAGCGAAGTGAAAGCGCTGGGCGTGACGCGTTTCTTCAAAGAGAAATTCTTTACCCCTGTCGCGCAGGCTGCCACCAGCGGGTTGAAGTTCAGCAAACTCTCGCCGATGAAAACCTTCTACGCGCCGGTGGGCAGTACGCTGCTGGAAGCGCTGGAAAGCAATAAGATGCCCGTGAATGCCGCCTGCCGCGCCGGGGTTTGTGGCTGTTGTAAAACGCAGGTGATTTCCGGTGAGTATACCGTCAGCAGCACCATGACGCTGACGGAGCAGGAGATTGCCGCCGGTTATGTGCTGGCCTGCTCTTGTCATCCACAAGGGGATTTGGTGCTGGCGTAA
- the ltaE gene encoding low-specificity L-threonine aldolase, whose amino-acid sequence MIDLRSDTVTRPGRAMLEEMMAAPVGDDVYGDDPTVNELQRYAAELSGKEAALFLPTGTQANLVALLSHCERGEEYIVGQGAHNYLYEAGGAAVLGSIQPQPIDAAADGTLPLDKVAAKIKADDIHFARTKLLSLENTHNGKVLPRDYLKQAWEFTRERGLSLHVDGARIFNAIVEYGCDLSAIAQYCDSFTICLSKGLGTPVGSLLVGDKAYITRANRWRKMTGGGMRQAGILAAAGLYALKHNVARLKEDHENAAWLAAQLQEIGADVMRHDTNMLFVRVGEPAAALGAFMRERDVLINASPVVRLVTHLDVNRQQLTEVVRHWQAFLQR is encoded by the coding sequence GTGATTGATTTACGTAGTGATACCGTAACCCGCCCGGGGCGCGCCATGCTCGAAGAGATGATGGCCGCCCCGGTCGGGGACGATGTTTACGGTGATGATCCCACCGTCAACGAACTGCAGCGTTACGCAGCAGAACTCAGCGGCAAAGAAGCCGCACTGTTTCTGCCGACCGGAACGCAGGCCAACCTGGTGGCGCTGTTAAGCCACTGCGAGCGCGGCGAAGAGTATATTGTCGGCCAGGGAGCGCATAACTATCTCTACGAAGCGGGCGGCGCAGCGGTGCTCGGCAGCATTCAGCCGCAGCCCATTGATGCCGCCGCCGACGGGACGCTGCCGCTGGACAAAGTCGCGGCAAAAATCAAAGCCGATGACATCCACTTCGCACGCACCAAACTGCTCAGTCTGGAAAATACCCACAACGGCAAAGTACTGCCGCGCGACTACCTGAAACAGGCGTGGGAATTTACCCGCGAGCGCGGGCTGTCGCTGCACGTTGATGGCGCACGCATCTTTAACGCCATCGTGGAATACGGCTGCGACCTTAGCGCGATCGCGCAATATTGCGACTCTTTCACCATCTGCCTGTCGAAGGGCCTCGGCACGCCGGTCGGTTCATTACTGGTGGGCGACAAAGCTTATATCACCCGCGCCAACCGCTGGCGCAAAATGACCGGCGGCGGTATGCGCCAGGCCGGGATCCTTGCCGCAGCGGGTCTGTATGCGCTGAAGCACAACGTCGCGCGGCTGAAAGAGGATCACGAGAACGCCGCCTGGCTGGCCGCTCAGTTGCAGGAAATTGGTGCCGACGTGATGCGCCACGACACCAATATGTTGTTCGTCCGCGTTGGCGAACCGGCCGCAGCGTTGGGAGCGTTTATGCGCGAGCGCGATGTGCTAATCAACGCGTCGCCGGTGGTGCGGCTGGTCACCCATCTCGACGTCAATCGCCAGCAGCTCACCGAGGTAGTTCGCCACTGGCAGGCTTTTTTACAGCGCTAA
- the aqpZ gene encoding aquaporin Z, which produces MFRKLAAECFGTFWLVFGGCGSAVLAATFPQTGIGFAGVALAFGLTVLTMAFAVGHISGGHFNPAVTLGLWAGGRFPAKDVIGYIVAQVVGGIVAAAILYFIASGKAGFDAATSGFASNGYGEHSPGGYSMYSAMVIEIVLTCGFLLVIHGATDKHAPAGFAPIAIGLALTLIHLISIPVTNTSVNPARSTAVAIFQGGWALQQLWFFWVMPIIGGILGGVIYRTLLEKRD; this is translated from the coding sequence ATGTTCAGAAAATTAGCAGCAGAGTGCTTTGGCACATTTTGGTTGGTGTTTGGCGGCTGTGGCAGCGCAGTGCTGGCCGCAACGTTTCCGCAAACCGGTATTGGTTTCGCCGGGGTTGCGCTGGCGTTTGGTTTAACGGTACTGACCATGGCTTTTGCCGTTGGTCATATTTCCGGCGGACATTTTAATCCGGCAGTAACGCTGGGCCTGTGGGCAGGCGGCCGTTTTCCGGCTAAAGACGTGATTGGTTACATTGTCGCGCAGGTCGTTGGCGGCATTGTGGCAGCGGCGATTCTTTATTTTATTGCCAGCGGCAAAGCGGGTTTTGATGCGGCAACCAGTGGTTTCGCCTCAAACGGTTATGGCGAGCATTCGCCGGGCGGTTACTCCATGTACTCCGCAATGGTCATTGAAATTGTGCTCACCTGTGGCTTCCTGCTGGTGATCCACGGCGCCACGGACAAACACGCGCCGGCAGGCTTTGCGCCCATTGCCATTGGTCTGGCGCTGACGCTTATCCATTTAATCAGTATTCCGGTGACCAATACTTCCGTTAACCCGGCGCGCAGTACCGCCGTCGCAATATTCCAGGGCGGTTGGGCATTGCAACAATTATGGTTCTTCTGGGTAATGCCGATTATCGGCGGCATTCTGGGTGGGGTGATTTACCGCACACTGCTGGAAAAACGCGATTAA